From Gossypium raimondii isolate GPD5lz chromosome 11, ASM2569854v1, whole genome shotgun sequence:
aactcattataatttggacatttaaatatattgattagttaattaaaatcaGCCAAATTAATTGACCTAAAATGATAtcgtataaatatattgattagttacttaaagcatgttcaaagtttgatcattgaaaatttttttattgatgattagtttagttaaggttttctaatttcaaaataaataaaatgaagaatgaagatttagtttaataatgaaattgaagttttaaaactaGATAATAGCATTTTAAATggtaatataatttcataaaaatatataacttttatctcatttaCATGTACAAATTTATCTCATAAAAGATTTGTAGGCATAATgctctttaaaaaaatgttacctaatagtaaaaacatataacttggtgATAAATTCAAAAGAACAATGGTCATGCAACAATAACCATAACCATACAAACAAAAGCTTTAATGagcattacaaacatacaaacaaaatCATATTCATTTGGGAAACAATGAACACGCTACATCAATACTAACTGTAATGCTCAAATCGGGACGATTGCGATGTGGAAGTGTTGGAAAAATGTTACTGTAATGAGAAAATTGCTCggatcaacctttttttttggggaaaatattTATGCTATAGCTAAATATAGTATATCAAAGCACGAACAACCATACACCAATCATCATCCATGagccatattttaaatatgatatcgATCAAAACAGTATCTAGATAGTTTATTAAATCCCTTGCCTACCAATCATCAATACTTACAATTATGCAACAATCACCTTTTAAGTACTTAAATGGACCGTTAACTTTCTAGAGTAGTCTTACCTTACGCTCTATTCCAGAACTTTGAGAACTTTCTTATTAACCTCTCTCTTCTTgcaaaaacataagaaaaataaaacatttagcCATCGGTTATAGGCTTATAGCGAGAATCTTGATAAGCGAGGAACACAAAAGAGGGAACTATGAAACTATTAAATCCAATTGCATAGCTTTAAAAGGATTCACTTGGATTTTCTTTGTTCGTATGATACCAAGCGACAAACCATTAAACCCAATTCCAAGTTCAATAACCTACACCTGAATCGCCTCCTCATTTCCtcattatttgtaattagttCTCACCTCCCTTTTCTTCCTAATAAAAGGCCGAACCACAAGTGTCCTCTTTTCATTACAATATGAGAAGACtagataataatttttcttttgttttcaagaATCTTGGAAGCAGTCATGGCACAACCATAAAACCAACCATATTAAGTAAATTCGATTGCCTAACATCCTACATGTAGTAAGTTGCACTCAGTTAATACATAACAAACCACCGGCCTCTAATTCCCCACATTCATCCCCATTAGCAAACAACACAATGCAGGCATATGTATCATCAACCGAGCAAAAAGATTCAAACTAACTTCAAAAGTGATTTGATGCTCATAATTTATCCATCAAACCTAATTTCAAAAGGAGACAACAACAATTGATAAGCTAATTTAGCCAATGATTTGGCTGAAGAATGTAGGAGAAACATCATTTGCTTTAGATATGCAATCATCAAACATGACAAAAAATTTGCAACTTACATATAGTGCATGGCCTAATAGCATAATTCaaccaaatagttaatatttaattaaaagaaaaccgGTTGCctagcaaaaagaaaaagaaacgtTCCGAATATTCCAAAACTCCAAATATGGAATATTTATCTTAAAAGTACGCATAATTTGAGTATAATTCAGTTCACTTAGCACAACAACATCCCTAGATAAAATAGGTAGAAGAAAGCAGTGTGTTGTTTGTAGACTTGGACCATTTACATTGATTGTTGATTATGGGATTTGACTTCGATTCTCCAATCTTTCTATTTCAGATGTATTGTCGTGaattaccaaaattttttaacttaattaagaaataaaagaaccACAGcgaattaagaaaattttaatataagaaTCTCTTATACAGAATATGAGATTCAAAACATCTTCCAGTCAAAGGGGTTGGAGAATCAATTCCCTGTTTCTTGAATTAAACATGTGTCACTTTTGATTGTTTGATTAGATTAAACCGATGTTAGGAAATTTCTTTATGAATCTCAAATTATTATGTTGAAATTAATCGACAATTGTTGAACAAGTTGAGTAAGCGAGGGATATATAGAATCTCGTACCGTAAATCACATCCTTGGCATGCAAGTAATGGTAATCGACTGATGCTTCCACTTACAGAAACAAAAGAGCAGAGAAAATGAGGATAAActataaacaataattaattaattaaatgagcCCCAGCATTGGGCAGAGCTGGGCACTGTTCTGTCTCAATTTTCAAGACTGGACTAGATTCAGCCAATAGAAACACAACAATAATTTTCTATTGGATCAAATTAGATATACTGACTAGCTTCATGTGAAGTTTTAAAgaagatttatttattaataaaacttttGCATAGAGAACTAAAGAACAGACCTAACAAGCTAAATGATGCGATTTGGTGAGCACAGGTGGCACAAACCCATATGATGCGAGCCATCCAAGGCTATGGTCCATGGCATAACTGCTAGCAGCCTGTTAAAACTGCCTTTTTACTTCACACTGCTAAGGCTAAAGACGGCTGTTTCAACAAAGGCATGGGATTTGGATTGTGGGACCACGTGGCGGTGGAGCCCCTTAAAGCAAAAACTCAGGATATGGTCATGGAGGACGGTGGGTCCCACATTTAGGAGAGAGGCATAGTTAGTTTGTTTCGTCGCTTTGTGTCTGGTTTGCTATAAAATGGGCTTTCAATCCCCTTCTGTCTCTCTCACATACATTCTCTTCTTCATATTTCTCTGCCTATTCTTCCTTTGAGTACTCTGTATACTCCTCTGTTTCAaatctcctcctcctcctcctcctcctcctctttaCCTTCACATTAACATCTTAACACTTGGCTCTTTTTAGACGCCATAATATCCACAAATGGGTAAGTTCTTTATTGTTGTTATTCTGTATTTTGGGGACCTATTGAGAACTGTGgactttttagtttttaaggTAGCTTTTTACTAAAAATGCTTTGTTTTGTTATAGTGAGTTTCTTAGAAGAGAGAGCGAAGAATATGGGTGGTGGTGGTCAAAATATAATGACTGATGCAAAATCTGTCCTCAACATGTCAATCACAGTGACAGTATCAGCACAAAAGCCGCCAGCACCTCATGGTTATATCTCCATTTCAACAAAGAGGTTGCTGCACAACCTTGAAATCAATGCTGGGGCAAGAGCTAGTGTATGGGTTGATTCCATGAGAGCTTCTTCACCAACTCATAAAAAATCCACACCTGATGATCAAGGTTCCTGGAATGTAAGTTCTAAAGCTATTCAACCCTTCAACAAAAGTGGGTTTGCTCTTTCTTCAACCCAACAAAGATTCTGATTTGTTTTGTAGCTACACCATCCATCTGCCCTGGAGATGTTTGAGCAGATAATAGATGCATCGAAAGGGAAACAAATAGTAATGTTTCTGGACTACGATGGCACACTTTCACCAATTGTTGAGGATCCAGATCGAGCTTTCATGTCCAACAAGGTTGCCTATTTGTCTTATATAAAACTATGGTTAACCTTTGTATAACCCTTTTGGGTATTTTCATCAATACTTAACTTTTTCATGCTTATGTACACCAGATGAGAAGGACAGTGAGAAAGCTAGCAAAGTGTTTTCCTACTGCCATAGTGAGTGGCAGATGCAGAGACAAGGTACATTTCCAGGCCacaaattttattctaaaaaaaaacgCCCAACTTTTTTCCCCCGaacttgaatatattttttcattttttttttgcaaaattgtaGGTgtataaatttgtgaaattagCTGAACTGTACTACGCTGGAAGTCATGGCATGGACATTAAAGGGCCAAAGAAACGTTCCAAAACTGACAAAGTGACAGAACATGTTCTTTTCCAACCAGCAAATGAATTTCTTCCCATGATCGACGAGGTTTACAAACAATTGGTTGAGACCACCAAATCAACTCCAGGAGCTAAGGTGGAGAACAACAAGTTCTGTCTCTCTGTACACTTCCGTTGTGTTGATGAAaaggtaataaaaaaaaaagccaaattactattattaacttagaattattccGACTATTTTATTGGCACTTGACCCTTTGCTTCAAAACAACAGAAATGGAGTGAACTGGCACAACAGGTTAAGTCAGTTTTAAAGAAGTACCCCAAGCTACGACTAACTCAAGGTAGAAAGGTTCTTGAAATCCGTCCTACAATTAAATGGGACAAAGGGAAAGCCcttgaatttttattagaaTCTCTTGgtaagttgtttttttttttaatataaataatatttgatgtattgacGGGAGTATGTGTACTAACAGTTATTATAAACATCTTTTTATAGGATTCGCTAACTGTACTGATGTTTTCCCTGTCTATATCGGAGATGATCGCACAGATGAAGATGCATTTAAGGTATCCAATGCTCAAAATTAAGGGCAAGGCATGTCTTTGCTTTATTAAACTTGTAGATCTTGTGCTAACGGTTGTGTTTTTTTCCCATTGTTATTAGATATTGAGAGACAGAGGACAAGGTTTCGGAATTCTTGTCTCAAAGTACCCCAAAGACACCAATGCATCATATTCTTTACAAGAACCAGATGAGGTAAGTTCCAAAACTAGCACAAacaagtattattttatttttgttttggtaacTTGATCATAATCTTTCCTTTCTTGCAGGTTATGGATTTTTTACAGCGTCTGGTTGAATGGAAACAATTATCTATGGGAGCTTAatacaaaatctaaaaattaggaagatatggaaaaatatttgtCCACCCTAGCAAACGGAAATATAAAGGGTTGGGACGAGATTATGTAGTAAATTCTTGTTCaagataaagaaaaatgaacaagaaaaaaaagaatatatatatatatataatacatgtaTTGTATCTTTAGGCTTGAAGGCCTTGCACATCTTGTAACTAGCATGGTACAAGGGTAATGACTTGTAGCTTCATAATTCGTCTATTATGCAAAGAAATGTTACTCTCCTTGTTTATCTCTTTATCCCTCTTATTAACAAAAGCAAAGTTTACGTTGCTTTGGTTCttcatttaatcttttaaatatttatgttggatatatattcaaatataagtATTGAGAAATGATTCAGCAATTATAATGCCTAGTCTAAAAACTGATTGAACATACTCATATCTAATGTTTACTTACATTGGACGATAACACTTGAATACgaataacataaaaaacaaaactatcTCATTTTCACTATATTGATGAATATAAAGTTTTCTCGTGGAAGGGAATTATAATATTAAGCACATTcattgaaaattgatttaaaaagtcTGATGCGCTACTTACCACTTAAATTTCAGGTACTCAGCATATGCATctgcaaatttaattttaagttattgcttttgtttttgttaactcaaaataaaaagcTAAGCCTATGCTTATGCTTATGCTTTTAACTTTAATCTAATTTCCTTTTTGGGCCAAATTTCTCAGCTATTATCCAACCTTGTCTGTGAAtaagttcatttttttttaattttttctataaagAATGCTGCTTTTGTCACTTCATTAGCGGACAGACAGTTTGGTATTTAACTGAATGGACACTGTAAAAGGACTAACTGAGGGTGGAGAAGATTTAGTCTCTTGAAAGTGAAAGAATTTGATAAAAACATGATGTATTTggaatataaaacaaaaatatataattcttgATACAAAGGTAATATGGAGGAGGGTACAGTGGTGCTGATGGAGGCCGTTTCACCCAATCAGGACAGAGAGTTGGAAGTTATAGAGACTGGAGGTGAAGAAAGTATGAAGGTTAAGTGCTGAAGGTAAGTTGACAAATTATAGGCAAGTATATTCAAGAGCTGATCCTCTCTTCACCGTTTTAAGGGCTCTTTATAGGTGAGGTTCGGTGCAGAATAACATTAATGTGTTGGACCTGCATCAAGCCATCATTGTGGGATGTATGGGGTGGATGTCTTCAATGGGACAAGAATGTCTGTGACAAGACATAGCTTGTTATTCCTTTTGATTAGAGGTATGGAGCAGTTGAACCTACGTGAGGTTTGATGACTAAAACGATCATATCCTTAACAAAAGGCTAAATGGCTAAGATGAGGAGTGAAACTTCTAGCAACCTCTCGATTTGTGGCAGGTGGAGTACATACCTTTCGATCTGCCACATGTCTTTATTTTATGGAggtataacaataataatagtaaaaaatcaGTGTGAATATTTTAATGATCCTCAAGATCAAAATCATATGTGAAAcctttaataataaatgaaaatttaacttatattcATAGCCtttgaaaattatagaaaatgtatGCACACAAAActtagaataaattataaaaatcgtaaagataaaaaaaggaatatttGAGGGTATATATAGAGTCTTGAAAGTTCTTATAGAAGGTAACAAAATGAGTGACGAGCCTCTAAATGGTTGCATTATTACCGTATCAATTCAGGATAAATAGATGCGAGTGTTATTGACCTGTAGGTTGCCACCTTTATATTCGCACCTTGCTTTCAACTCATCTCTAGGGGTTATAATTACATACATGTCTCTGAAAAAAACCATATTTTACGAAAAATCCCTTATTCCATCAGCATCTTCAATAAaggaaaaggtaaaaaaaaaaaaaaggatattcCAGCCTCTGATTTTGGACTGAAATCTAGAATGGAATAGATTCAAAAGTGGTCTCCTAATGCTCTtcggatttattttattaccgtcttttctctctcttttggTACATATagtttattgtaattataaacGTAATGAATATTATCATATCAACAACAAATATCAATTATGCTAACATGTTAGTGATTTAATGGCAAATGCTTCGTTCCATTATGTTTGGAGTTTAAACCTTGTGTGCAAACCATACCTCATTCAAAGATTTGTATGCTTGTTTTGTTAACAACAAGAAAGATTGTCAAAACTAAACTGTATAGggataaagataaatttagccttttaacatttatttttttgtcaatttggttcTCAACtatttaaaagagtaaaatttgatcatcaatcttttaaaaatagttgaattcttatttttaacaaaaaatagactaaaaagttaaacttttaaatatggTAGCCTACATGACAATCCACATGTACTTTAtgttaaattttcttaattttatggacttttataatttttaaaattttgaatattttcataatttttaaattatttgtttacatGACATATAAGACAATAATGTCATGTCAGCATGAAGTATGTATAGATTGCCACGTAGGTTTCCACaccaaaatcattaaaaaaataatgttttacttaaacattttctttacaaaaaggGCTATACTTAATGTCAATAATGGCAATAAGAATTATCAcaaagcaataagaaagaaaacacACAGATCTTACGTGAAAAACTCTTATTGAGAAAAACCGTGGGAAGAAGAAGagattcactaatgttgaaaaaccaaaaatacAAGAAGAGTTTGACTACTCCTattttaagggttaaacaaTTCTGTTATAATTAATGTCTAATAGAATAAGTATAGTCATATACAGATTCAATTTGTGCGGGATTTGGGTCCTTCGTCTTCATAGATCTCCCTATTTTgcctatttattttatttctttaacaagtgaCGATAttcgggtcacacaactctaacaaaaaGTGATTTGACActtttttgaaagtttaatgATCAAACTTAActtaagaaaagaataaaaactaaattgacaaaaagaTATAaagatagaggactaaatttatcattctactaactttataattaattcaataatcatcTCAACTAACTTTAACCAAGTAAATTTGTCTTAATTGCACAACCTTACTATTGATATGATAAATGAGGTAAAAGAACTATGGAGGTCTTGTACTAAGAGCGAATTGTATTTTGCTTTTCTacttaaaaataggtaaattagtccttgtatgttaaaaaatgtaaattgatTCTTCtcttaaaaaattcattcatttgtGTTGTTAATTAATGATTTGGCATTTAAAAAGTGCAAGTGACATGGAATTAAAGGATGATTAAGGTTAGACAAAAGTACCATAGAGGTCATTATATTAGGAATCGATTGTATTTTACctcttttactaaaaaaataggcaaattagttcttataggttagattaaagagcaaactcACCCTTTTGttagaaaaaattatgtaagtgaCATGGAATTTAAGGATAGTAGgattacataaaaatatcatatagaCCCTTATACTAGGAATCGGATTACGTTTTGcctctttattaaaaataagcaaattaatccctataagttagatcaaagagcaaagtcaccattttgttaaaaaaattatgtaagtgaCATGGAATT
This genomic window contains:
- the LOC105804239 gene encoding probable trehalose-phosphate phosphatase J isoform X2 — its product is MVTVSAQKPPAPHGYISISTKRLLHNLEINAGARASVWVDSMRASSPTHKKSTPDDQGSWNLHHPSALEMFEQIIDASKGKQIVMFLDYDGTLSPIVEDPDRAFMSNKMRRTVRKLAKCFPTAIVSGRCRDKVYKFVKLAELYYAGSHGMDIKGPKKRSKTDKVTEHVLFQPANEFLPMIDEVYKQLVETTKSTPGAKVENNKFCLSVHFRCVDEKKWSELAQQVKSVLKKYPKLRLTQGRKVLEIRPTIKWDKGKALEFLLESLGFANCTDVFPVYIGDDRTDEDAFKILRDRGQGFGILVSKYPKDTNASYSLQEPDEVMDFLQRLVEWKQLSMGA
- the LOC105804239 gene encoding probable trehalose-phosphate phosphatase J isoform X1, with protein sequence MVSFLEERAKNMGGGGQNIMTDAKSVLNMSITVTVSAQKPPAPHGYISISTKRLLHNLEINAGARASVWVDSMRASSPTHKKSTPDDQGSWNLHHPSALEMFEQIIDASKGKQIVMFLDYDGTLSPIVEDPDRAFMSNKMRRTVRKLAKCFPTAIVSGRCRDKVYKFVKLAELYYAGSHGMDIKGPKKRSKTDKVTEHVLFQPANEFLPMIDEVYKQLVETTKSTPGAKVENNKFCLSVHFRCVDEKKWSELAQQVKSVLKKYPKLRLTQGRKVLEIRPTIKWDKGKALEFLLESLGFANCTDVFPVYIGDDRTDEDAFKILRDRGQGFGILVSKYPKDTNASYSLQEPDEVMDFLQRLVEWKQLSMGA